A single Argentina anserina chromosome 7, drPotAnse1.1, whole genome shotgun sequence DNA region contains:
- the LOC126803642 gene encoding uncharacterized protein LOC126803642, giving the protein MGKISAVSKKILPNPSPTIYSIQRSFHEWSEAKENIKKALDLDDDSGSIEATRRSEESHVRGRAGLRNEERKNWSPPPPGFVKVNVDAAWKKGRVHSGVGAIARNFKGLSMAGASILGRHNSALEAEAEAALKELLFANHLNLSKVIIEGDCAEVFRPILSSSFTANWEIAPTLKRIGSLLSKFDVVLWNWIPREANRVADATAKLAILKACSSEWTNRPPNSLRDILETDGHRPP; this is encoded by the exons ATGG GAAAGATTTCAGCTGTCTCGAAGAAAATTCTCCCCAATCCCTCTCCTACAATCTACAGTATTCAAAGAAGTTTCCATGAATGGTCTGAGGCTAAAGAGAACATTAAAAAAGCCTTGGATCTGGATGATGACTCGGGTTCGATTGAGGCCACTAGAAGATCTGAAGAGTCTCATGTGAGAGGGAGAGCTGGTCTAAGAAACgaagaaaggaaaaattgGAGTCCTCCCCCACCGGGGTTTGTTAAAGTCAATGTGGATGCAGCTTGGAAAAAGGGAAGGGTGCATAGTGGGGTTGGTGCTATTGCTCGTAATTTCAAAGGGTTATCTATGGCTGGAGCTAGCATTCTTGGCAGGCACAACTCGGCTCTAGAGGCTGAAGCTGAAGCGGCTCTTAAAGAACTGCTATTTGCTAATCACCTAAACCTCTCAAAGGTGATCATTGAAGGGGACTGTGCAGAGGTGTTCAGACCAATTCTCTCCTCTTCTTTTACTGCCAATTGGGAAATTGCTCCCACTTTGAAGAGAATTGGCTCTCTCTTATCAAAGTTTGATGTGGTTTTGTGGAATTGGATCCCAAGAGAAGCTAACCGGGTTGCGGATGCCACGGCAAAGCTTGCAATTCTGAAGGCGTGTTCTTCGGAGTGGACCAATCGTCCCCCGAACTCTCTTCGCGATATTCTAGAAACGGACGGCCATAGACCtccatga